The nucleotide sequence CCACCCGCCACCGGTCAATGAGGCCGGCTTCGTCGCCGCACAGCGCATCCGCACCGACAAAAGCGCCCCCGAACACACCTGCCGACTCGCGGACTCCTGCGCTGAGACACTGCCCGGCGACGGATGGAGTCCTGCTGGTCGAACGGCCGCGCCGTGTACCGCTGCCAAGTCGGGCGCTCCCACCGGCGCAGTCACGAACGCCTGTGACAAGCTCACCGCCGGCTGGCCGCGCGGAACTCGTATGCGAGGCATCTTGGCCACAACGCCACCAAAGACGGCTTCGGGTAACAGCACGCCGCCGATACCGTGCTCGAGTTGGCCCCGCTGAATCCAACCAGCAGCGCGGCTTGCTCGAACTGTGTCCTGGTCTTGGTCTCTCATGCCGTGCGGTCGCCAGGCCACAAACGTGGGAGTGGCGGAACAGGTTCATCAAGTGTTGCGGTTATCGTTTGCCGACGCCGTACGGGCAACGTCGGCAAGGCGGCTCGCACTTCCTCGGTTCTCCCGGCGGCGACAAGTGTCTGCGCGCAGGCGATGGCGACGCCACCGCTGCTGTCTGCCAGACGTTGCACCAGCGTGGTGTCGATCATCTGGTTGTCCCAGCGGACGCCCGCATTGTGCAGGCTCCGCACTGCCTTACTGAGCTTTGAGCCGTGATGTCGCAAGGAGTGACTGGAGGTGTCTGTCCCGGTTACATCTTGTTTATGAGGTATCCGCAAGGCGGGGGCTTGACCGCTGAACGACGGTTGTTTCGTGAGCAGTTGCGCATGCAGGCGGCGGAGATGGTCGCGGGTGGACACGACAGCATGGTGATCGCCAAGGAGTTACGGGTGAGCGTGCGGTCGGTGCAGCGTTGGTGCCGGTTGTGGCAGGACGGCGGAACGAAAGCCCTCCGGTCGGCGGGCCCCGCAAGTCGGCCGAAGCTGAGCGAGGCCCTGTTCGCCGTACTGGAACAGGAGTTGGCCAAGGGCCCGGTCGCGCACGGATGGCCGGACCAGACGTGGACCCTGGAACGGATCAGGACGCTCGTCGGGCGCCGGTTTCACAAGAGCGTCACGTTGTCCGGCGTCTCGCGGATGCTGCGGCGGCACGGATGGACCCACCAGGTGCCCGCCCGCCGCGCGGTCGAACGCGACGAACAGGCGGTGGTCGGCTGGGTGAAGGGGACGTGGCCGTCCGTGGAAAGACCGCGGCGGCACTGGGGGCATGGCTCGTCTTCGAGGACGAGGCCGGGTTCTCGATGACGCCGCCGACCTCCCGCACCTGGTCCAAGCAAGGCCGCACCCCGGTCGTCCGGGTGCGCGGCCGATCCCAGCGGCGCTTCTCGATCGCCGCGCTGACCTGCTACAGGCACGGCGAGCCCTCCCGCCTGATCTACCGGCGCAAGCGCCACGAGGACCACAAGCGCGGCGGCCGGCGCAGCTTCACCTGGACCGAGTACCGCGACCTGCTGACCGCCGCCCACCGTCAACTCGACGGCCCCATCGTGCTGATCTGGGACAACCTCAACGTGCACAAGGACCGCCGATTACGGGACTTCATCGACGAACAGGACTGGATCACCGCCGTCCACCTGCCGCCCTACGCACCGGACCTCAACCCGGTCGAGGGCATCTGGTCGCTGCTGAGACACGGCAGCCAGGCCAACACCGCCTTCACCGACCCCGACCACCTGATGCGAAACCTACGACGGGGACTGCGTCGCATCCAGTACCGCAGCGACGTCATCGACGGATGCCTCGCCGCCACCGGACTCATACGCACAACTGGCACACCACCATGACGACATCACGGTGCAAAGCTCAGTAGCGCCGCATTTGCGTACCTTTGGTTTCGGGTCGACTGGTGTGAGTCTGCGCGGCCTCGCGACGCCGAGTCCGATGCTGCTCATCGGATCGGCAACCTGCGCCCGTCGACGTCGCAGCCCAGGAAGGGCCGCGAACGAGGCAGTACCTTCCCGGAAGGCACGGTCGACGTTGATGATCGGTTCCGGGTCATGCTCGGGGTCCAGTTCCACGGCAATGTGCGCCCCCATCTGACGAACCGGGAAGAGCGGGGCGAGTGTCGTTCCGGTCAGGGCCGTGCGGCCGAGGAATTCCATGATTTCTTCCTCTGCCTGGGGCGCTCGTGTGGCGTGGAGGGCCAATAGTGCGACTTGCAGTGCCGAGGCTTCCGTGCTGCTTTGCAAGACCTGCACGGCGGTGTCGTTTTCGTCGGTGATGACGGACTCCTTCTGCGACGGCTTGGGGCGGGAGCAGGCAGCTCCCGCCCCAAGCGGTTGTGTCACTTACCAGTGTTTGGAGCTTTACCGGCGGCGCCAGGCACCGAATCCACACCCGGCCGCTGCGTACGAAATGCGTCCCCGTATGCTCCACTGAGTCGTGCCGGTGGTGACCCATGCTTGGCGGGCGCCGTAGATGCATCCGGCGACACGCGAGTTTCGGGGTCCATCGCACGAACCTGGTATTGAAGTACCAGTTCTTGACCCGATTCACAGAGGACTTGGCAACCCTCGTTGTCCACTGGGCCGTCTGGGCCCACTGGTTCTTGAAGATTCCGCCTCCGCGGATCCTCCATTTGAACGACCACCGTCCGTCGAGGTCGTACCGGTGAGGGGGTCGGCGTGGACGTACTCGTAGGCGTCGCCCCCGGCGACCCTGTCAACGGAAAGAATCCGGCCGGTGACCGGATCGTACGGCCGGACACCCATGAAGGTGTTGCCGGTGGGCGTTTCGGTGGAGCGTTGTTTGGCACCGAGCCAGCCATACCGCCCAATCGGTGCGGTCTTGGGATTGCCGTATTCGTCGGTGTCGAAGACCTGCGGGTCCAGCCGGGGGCGAGGGACATGGCGACGGCGACGTCGCCGTGGAGGTTCGTGAGTTGGAGGACCACAGAGCCGGCCTGCGCGGTGGTGGCGCCGAGGTCGCCGGCAGGTGAGCCCACGTTGCGGGCGAGAGCCCCAGTGGCAGCGTCCTCGACGATCCTGCGGGTGTTGTCGCTCTCGGGGTCGTAGTGGTTGACCTTGATTCCGGTCTGGGTCCAGGTTCCGGCGTTGTTGGTCTCGGCGGTCCAGCCGCGGAACCGCAGTGCCGGGTCGAGGGTCCGGGTCTGCCGGTTCGTTGGGGTGCTCTGTTGTTGGACGAGGTCGTTGGCGTAGTAGGCCGTGGTCGTCCCGTTTGGTCAGGCGGTGGTGCGGCCGAACGCGTCATAGGTGTAGCCGGTGTCGTAGACGCGGGTGACCGTAGTCTCGCCGGCGATGGTGCACGACGCGCCGGGCGGGGCTGCGATAGTGGTTTGCCCGGTCCGGTTGGTGTTGTTGTCGAACGTGTAGGCGCGAGTTGTGCACACGCCGTTCGCGGTGTCCTGGACCTGGGTTCAGGTTCCGGGGTTTCTGCCGATCCAGCGCAGGATCGGTCCGGGACGCCGCCGGTGAGGCCAGGACTACCTCGCCTCATCGGACCTGCGCCGCGAGATCCACGGCGGGCTCCAGGTCGTGGAGAACTGGAACAGCGCGAACACCGTGCTCCACCACGGCAAGGACGGTGCCCTGACCGGCCCGGACAGGGAACACGCCGAGACGTCGATGCTCGCCCCGCACCTGCTCCAGTCCGCGCTCGTGCACGTCAACACCCCCCTGCTCGTACGGCAGGTCCTGGCCGAACCAGCGTGGGCGCAGAAGCTCAGCGACGAGGACCGGCGCGGACTGACCGCGCCGTTCTGGTCCAACGTCAACCCTTACGGCACCTTCCACCTCGATCTGGACAAGCGCCTCGACCTCGGCCGACCGCTGCCGTGCCCCGCCCCCGGACACCGGCGGATGCCGTCGGCCGGTCGGCCACGCAGACGTGATGAAGGGCTTTCAGAATGTGGGCGACAGCGTTCGCCAGGACATCCAGGACATCAGGGCGGCGATCGCCGAGGCCGCGCCGGCCAGTGTGACGACCAGCGCCGGGGCCGCGACTTCGCCGAGCGCGCCTCCGGCCGCGGCGGCGAGGCCCTGTAGCGTCATCGTTCCGGTCAGGAGCAGGCCGAACGCCTGACCGCGCTGCGCTCGGGCACCGCGTCGAGAAACCTGCGGGCCAGTGCGAGCTGGTAGGCGACGCCGAAACCGGACACCGCCGGCAGCATGGCGGCGCATGTCGGTCCGGGGCGCAGCGCGAACCCCAGCAGCGGCAATCCGAGGGCAAGCGCCAGGGGGCGGGCCAGCCGCTCCCGGTCCGCGGGGCATAGGCGGCCGACGATCAGCTTGCCGGCGAGCATCCCGGCGGCGACCGCGGCGAAGAACAGGCCGGCCGCTTTGGGCGCGCCGACCTGCGCGGCGTAGGGGACCAGCACGCCCTCGGCGCCGACCATCAGCGCCGGCGCCGGCCATTGCGCCAGCAACAGCGCCCGGCCCCGGGGCCGGTGCGTAGCAGCGCCCGGTTCACCTGCCAGGTCTCGCTGATGCCGGCTGAGGTGTCGGCGCGGCGGTACGGATGGCGCCGCGGCTGACGCCGTGGTCACGGGCGAGGGCCGCGATGGAGCGGCCTTCCAGGTACGCCGTGCGTACGTCTGCGGTCTGCGTGGCCGCCACGGCGGGACGGCGCACACCTTTGCTGCCCTTGGCCTCGGCGGCGGCCCGCAGCCCGTCGTACGTCAGCTCGCGCTGGAGGTCTTGCTGGAGTTCGCCGGCGGCGGCGAGGGGCTGCACCATGAAACTTCGCGGTGGACAGCACCTCGCCGGTGCGCGGGGTGTCGGGCGGTGAGGTCCATCGCGGAGAACGCGACGCCGTCGTGGATGCGCAGCGCGAGACGGTCACGGTGCAGGACGTCGAGCACATCGAGGATGTGTTGGTTGCCGCGCACGAGGCGGAACATCCCGGAGATGTGCGCGGTGTCGCCCGGTCGCGCGTCCGTCGGCAGCTCGCCGAATTTCGGCCGCTGGAGCGGGTGAAGGCGGCTGGAGGTACCCGGCTCCTCCTCAAAGACGACCGGGTCCTCGATCCGGCCTCCTCGAGGACGAGATCCTGCCGGGCGGTGGACTGCTGGTCCGTCGAGACCCGCTTGTAGACCAGGTTCGCCACCGAGGGGCCCCTTCCGGACCGAGGATCGGACCCTACCTGTCGTCAGACCCTGTCAGCAATGATCATCGGATCTGATCGGATTTGGGCCGCCGTGAACCCCCGGATTGCACGGGGTCATTGGACGCGCCGCCTGCCTGTCGTCAAACGGTCGTTTGCCGACAGACCGAGCACCCACCGGGAGGGCAACGCCGTCCGTAGCGGGCGGAGGTCAGGGGGTTGGGCGCAGGTGGTGGCGGGTCCAGGTTTCGAATGAGGTGAGGGGGATGCCCAGGGCCGTGGCGTACCGCGGTCGGGCCGGCTGGCCCGTCACGTTCAGGCGGTCGTGCGAGGCCCCCATCGGGGGCATGCCCGCAGCGAGCGCCTCGGCCTCCGTCATGTCCGGCGCACTCAGCGGCACCCCCAGCACCCGCGAGAGCACATCGGCGATCTGCGTCATCGTCAGGTAGTCGCTCGCGAGCTCCAGCTCGACGCGGTGGAACCGATCCGGGTCGACGACCGCCGCAGCCGCCGCCGCGCCGATGTCGTCCACCGCGGCGAGGGACAGGTGCGTCGTGGGCTTGAGGACGCTCACGATGCCGCCCGCCACCCCGCGAGGGAACAGGAACGCCATGGACGGGCGGAAGTTGTCCATGAAGAACCCCGGCTTGAGCAGCGTCCAGTGCGCGAAGCCGGCCTCGCGGACCCGGTCCTGGATCGCGGTCTTGGCCCCCAGCGTGGCCTCGGACGACGCCCACCGACCCTCGGCCCAGCCGGGGTCCTCCACGTGCTGGCCGGCGCCGCTCACCGAGGTGTGCACGAACTGCGGTACCCCTGCGGCCCGTGCCCCCTCGATGAGGTTGACGCCCTGTCGTACCTCCCCCTCGAAGTCGAAGCCCGTCCCCGTGAATTGGGGCATCTGAACGGAGAAGACCGCTCTGGCCCCCTCCGCGGCCCGCTTGACGGAGTCGCGGTCGTGGAGATCGCCGGTGACCAGTTCCGCGCCGAGCGCCTCGACGGCCTTCGCGCGGTCGGTCGCCGGGTCGCGCACCAGGGCCCGTACGGGGATTCCCGCCGCGAGCAGTGCGCGGGCCGTGGCACCGCCCTGCCTGCCGGTGGCGCCGGTCACCAGGACTGGTGCCTGTGCCGATCCCGGGGCTGTGCCTGAGTTTGTGGGCATACGGGTGCTCCTACGAGGCGTTGCGGCAAAAACGGCGGGGTCCGCCGTTTCCTCTCGACTAAGATACGGCGGGGCACGCCATTTAACAAAGGACGAGGTGAACTCCATGGCAGAACGCCAGCGCGCAGACGCCAGACGCAACTACGCGCGCATTCTCGCCGTGGCCGAGGAAGAGGTCGCCGCCCACGGGGCCGACGCGTCCCTGGAGCAGATCGCCCGTACGGCGGGGGTTGGGTCCGCGACCGTGCGCCGGCACTTCCCGACGCGCCGCGCACTCCTCGAAGCGGTGTCGCACAAGCGGATCGCCGCACTGAGCGTCCGCGCGCAGGAGCTGACCGGCGAGGGCGACAGCCGGGACGCGCTGCTGGAGTGGCTGGGGGAGGTCGTCGCCTACTGCGTGGCCGCCAGAGGGCTGGCGGCGGCGCTTTCCTACGACGGGTCCGCGCCCGAATCCGTGCACGAGAACTCGTGTTCGGCGGCGCTGGAGCAGGCGGGGGTCCCGCTGCTGCGGCGCGCCGTGCGGGACGGCGCGGTGACGGCACAGGTCACGGTCGCCGACCTGATCACGCTCGCCGTCGGCATCGTCCTGGCCACGGACCACCGCCGCGACCCCGCCGCCGAGGCGGACCGGCTGTTCCGGCTGGCCGTGGAGGGGCTGAGTCCCTCGGGGAGGTCCTAGAGACTCCCCATCGGCTCGTTGTCGATCTTCACGGGTGTGCCCAGATGCGCAGCACCGCAGGCGGTGAACTCGGGGACCAGGTGGTAGGCCATGCTCGGGCGAGGGCCCCCAGTCATGGGGAACATCGGTACAGCGGTCGGCGGAGGAAGACCATCCCCAACCATGAACGGGGCGAACGACCTTGTCCCGTCCGGGGTTTGCGCCGTGATGTCGGCGGTGAGGTCGACGTCGGTGAACGGGTTGCCGTGCGACGGGCCCGTGAAGGTGATCTCGACGGCGGACCACCGGGACGCGGCGGCGGGGACGGTGACCGCGGCCGAACCGGGCTTCACGTCCGGGCTCTCGTAGTCGGCCTGGGGGCGGGACTCGACGCCGATGCCCCGGTGGCGGACGGTGCGTTCGTGGGTCCCGAGAGTCTTCAGGAAGCCGGCGACGGCGTCCTCGCCGAGTGCGCCGCTCCGGCGTTGGAAGTCGAGGAAGCGGCTGACGCTGAGGCCGCTCGTCATCTCGCGCGCCGGGTGCTCGGAGAAACCGGGAACCAGCGCGTCGAGCAGGGCGCGGGGGCCCGGGCTGGCGAGGACGTCGCCGATACGGGAAGACGGGCCGAACTTCACGGGCGGGCTCCTTGCGGGCGGATGGGCGAATGGGGGAACGGCGTGCTTGCGCGACGGCGTTGTGCCAGCGGTGAAGGGCGTCGGTACGCCGGCGCGCGTCGCGCGTCGAGGTGAACGTGTCGTCGGGGCCGGGTGGGCCGGCGGTGGTGTCCGCGTCGTACAGGCCGACGGCGATGCCCGCGAGGCGTGCCACGCCGAGTGCCGAGTTCTCCGGGCGGGTGCTGCGCGTGACCGGGCGCCCCACCGGGTCGGCTTGGAGCCGCATCAGGTGGGTGTTGGCGGTGGGGCCGCCGTCGACGCGTAGTTCGCGGCACGCTCCCATTCCCGCGTCGAACAGCGCGAGGGTGTCGGCGACTTGGAGGGCGACGGACTCAAGTGCCGCGCGGGCGATGTCCGCGCGGCCGTCGCCGAAGCCGACACCGGTGATGAGCGCGCGTGCGTCGTGGTCCCAATACGGCGCGCCCAGTCCGTCGAAGGCCGGGACGATGACGACGTCGGTGTGGTCGATGGTCGAGGCCAGTGCGGCGAGGGCGGCCTCGTCGAGGCCCAGCAGTTCGGAGGCCCAGCGTACGGTCGTCCCGGAGGACGCGATGTTGGCCTCCCAGGCGAGGGTCGGGCCGTGCCCGGGCAGGTGCCACGCGATCGTGCGGGTCAGTCCCGTGGGAGGAGCGGAGCCGGCGTCCGGTGCCAGGGCCATTATGGACGAGCCGCTGCCGCACGTGGCCTTGACGACGCCCGGACGCCGGCCGCCGTGGGCGAACAACGCGGCGTGGGAGTCGCCGAGGACGGCCGCGAGCGGTGTACCGTCGGGCACCCCCGGCAGGTCGGCGAGGGTCCCGAACGGCCCGGTGGATGCTGCAGGTTGCGCCGGCGCCTCGCGCGGTACGCCGAACAGGTCGAGCAGGCGCGGGTGGTAGTCGCCGGTGGACAGCGCGACCAGGAGCGTGCGGGACGCGTTGCCGGCCTCGGTGCGGTACGGCGCCGGTGAGGCGCCGCAGCAGCCACGCGTCGACGGTGCCGCCCCGCAGTCCCCCGCCGCGCGGGGCCCGGCGGTCGGGATCGAGGTCGAGGTCGTCGAGCAGCGCGGCGGCCTTGGCCGCGGAGAACATGGGGTCGACCGGGAGTCCGGTGACGGCGGTGACGAACTCCGGCGCGCTTGTGCGCGCCTCGATGGTCACCGCGGGTGCCGTCACCAACCGCCTCGACCGGCTCGTTGCCCAGGGCCATGTCACGCGCGACGTCGCCCCCGCCAACCGGCGGACCGTGGTCGTCGCGCTGACCCCAGTCGGCCCCGACCTCATCGACCGCGCCGTCCCGCCCACGTCGAGAACGAACGTCGCACCGCACTGGACGGGCGCGGTCAGGACGACCTCGCCGTGTCTCTGCGCGTGCTGCTGCTCAGCCTCGGCGACGAGGCTGGCCAGGACGGCGAGGTCGGCGAGGTCGGCCCGGAGTCCGGGGACTGAGTTCGGCGGCGGCGTCGGGAAGTGCGCTTGGTCTCGGACGAGTTCGGAATGGATCGGGGCACGGCCGGGGGATGGTCCGGCGCCGCGAGTCGCTTCGTACGATGACGCCTTCGCTCCACCCGATGGGCCGATCGCCGCCCGGAGACGGGTTTCGGGGCGACCCGTTCAATCGTCCGCGTGGGCGGCGGCGAGGACGTCCCAGGTCCGTGTCTCGACGTCGCCGATGGAACTGGCGAGCAAATCGGTGACACCGGCCTCGGCGTAACGGCGGAGCTGCCGGGCCACGTGCTCCTCGTCCCCCACGATCGCCGTCTCGCTCATCCGCGACAGCCCTTGACGTTGCAAGTGGGCGTGGTAGTTGGGGAGTTCGGTGGCCGCGTGGAAGCGCTCGTCGATGCTTTCGCAGAGGGTGTCCGGATCGGCGGTGACCCCGACGAGCACACCGGCCACGATGCGAGGACGCGGGCGCCCGGCCTCCGCCGCCGCGTCGTCGAGGATCGGCCGGATGTGCTTGTCGACGGCGTCGGGCACGGTCCACACCGTCACGGTGCCGTCGGCCAGTTCGCCCGCGACGCGCAGCATGCGCGGCCCGAGGGCGGAGACCAGGACACCGGGTTCGGACGCCCCCGGCACGTCCACTTGTCCCACCGCGGTGAGCGTCGGCCCCCGGTGCTCGACCGGTTCGCCGCGCAGCAACGACCGCAGGACGCCGAGGTATTCGCGGGTGTGCGCGGCCAGCGCGTCGCCGGAGACTCCGAACTGCCCCTCCACGAGCGGCCGGTGGCCGGGACCGATGCCGAGTGTGAAGCGTCCGCCGATGGCGGCCTGGGTGGTCATCGCCTGCCCGGCGAGGGTGAGCGGGTGTCGCGGATACGTCGGTATGACGGCGGTTCCCACCTCGATCCGCCCGACCCGGCTGCCGACGAGCGCGGCGAGGGCGGCGGCGTCCCAGCCGGTCAACTGGGAGACGAACGCACTTGCCAGTCCCGCCTGTTCAGCAGCAGCGGCCCTCTCGACGAGGCCGTCGAGCGCGGCCTGCTGGGTGTTGAGATAGATGCCTACGCGCATGACTCCCCCAAGATGAACCTCTGATTCATGTTATCGAGCCTAGCTAAGATGAACGGAGAATTCATCTCCAGGAGGGCTACCCGTTCGTGCGCACCGACGCCAGACGCAACCGTGAGCGAATCACCACGGCAGCCGCGCGCCTGCTCACCGAGTACGGCGCCGACGTGCCGATGGCGCGCATCGCCGAGGAGGCACAGGTCGCCGTCGGCACGATCTACCGGCACTTCCCCGACCGCGCCGGGCTTTTACTCGCCATCGCCCACGACGCCATGGAGGAACTGCTGCGGCACGCCGAGGCGACCGCCGGAATGCCAGCGAGGGCCGCACTGGACCACTTCGTCGAGCGGGCCATGACGCTCCCACTCGCACTGATCAAATCGCTCCCCGACGCTCCGGTGCTGGACACGGAACTCCTGCGCATGCAACGGGAGATCGACGACTTCCTGGGCCGTCTGGTCACCGCCGCCCAGCGCGACGCCACGGTACGCCGTGACATCTCCGCCGACGCGATCGTCGAACTCGTCTCCACGGTCGTATGCCGCCCCGGCGCCCACTTCGGCGACCCCATGACCGTCGTCATGCTGGACGGCCTCAACCCGCGCTGACGTCACGCGGCTGAGAGTCACCGCATCGGACCCAAGGTGCGTTCGTGGCCGCGGCGCCGGCCGATCCCGGTCCCGCGTTCCGGTGGCGGTGCGGTCGGAGCCTCGGAGCTGCCGGACGCCTCTCGGCCGAACTGCTCGGCGAGGCCGCCGGATCCGCACATCGGGCCGCCGGTTCGCCTCCTGCCCGTGGTGCTCCGGGCGGTGCTTGATCCCCTCGGCATGCTTTCCGAGAACCGAGGCCGCGTCCGACGTGACGTCCCCGATGAGCATCGGCGCGGCTGCGAAAGTCTTGGCCATCATCTGGGCAAGGGGCAGCCGGACGAGGCAGGTGAGCAAGCGCTTGACATGCCGATCCTGCCGTGTTTCCGGCGGGATCATTTCGCCGGCGTGTTGGACGCGGTTCGGGAGCATGGCGAACACCTGTGCTGTGGCGGCACGTTGGTCTTTGCCGTCGAGTGCCGCTCGGACGCTCGTGTCGGAGAGGTCGCAGGCCGTCTCGACGATCCGGAGGCCGGGGCCTGTGCGGATCAGTGTCCCGTCGCCCGCCGAGCAGGTAGGGGGTTTCGTGGCTGTCGGAGGCCACCCGCAGCCCGGTGTCGTTGAGAAAGTCGTGCAGGCCCATGCTGTTGAGCGGGGCCGTGGGGTTCCCGAGGAACCTCAGGTAGTCCCCGTAGGTCTGCGCCGCGCGAGAGCGCGTTCGCGGCCCGCGCCGAGACCGGCTCCGCATGGGCGCTGCGCGAGATCCGCACCCGCAGCGACGCCGGAGACCTCGCGGGGGCGAGAAGCGCGGCGGCGCAGTCCCTCGAACCGTTCTGGACCGCGCTGCCACACGAGGCCGGCCTGCTCACCAAGCCTTGGACGCCGCGCGGGCGGTGGACTGCCCCGACACGGCCGCGCTACTGCGGGGGCCGTTCCCCATCACCCTGCTGGCCCGCGAGCATGCGCCCGGCCTGGCGGCACTGACAAGCCGGTACGGCGAGGGCTGGCCCGCTCGCTCCTCGCCAACTGGTTCGAGCAGCCGCACCTCCGCTTCGGCGACGACATCCGCCGATGGACCGCCGACACCCTGCCCGCACTGCACACGGCGCTGCGCACCGGCACCACACCGAACACAGCGCCGCCGCTGGCCACCCAAACGTGGCAATGGCTGGCGGACGAGCTGCACACCCGACTCCGCGCCGCCCACAGCGACCGGCACCCGCAGTCCCGGCTCGGAGAGCTGAGCCTGCCCCTGGCCCGGCTTCTCGACGCGGCCGACGACCCCATACTCGCGGCGATCACCGAGACGACGAGCGTCTGCGACGACGACATCCTGGAGTGCCTGCCCCCAGCGCTGCGCCTGACCGATCACCGAACAACAGCCGGATTCGCCCCTCTCGCACGCGACCGCGCCCGGCGTCCGGAACCGATTACCCCGCTCCCGCCGCGTGCCGACCACGACGGGGCGACCGCCTGGAACGGATGCGGCTGCCACCTCTGCGACCGCCTCGCAGCCTTCCTCGCCGCACCGACCCGGACAATCCACGAGTGGCCCTTGGCCAAGGAAGGCCGCAGACACATCCACACCCGGATCGATGCGGCACGTCTCCCCTGGACCACCGAACCCGGCGCCAAGGACGCCCCTGAACCGCCCCGGATTTGATGGAGATCTCAGTTGGTGGTGGTGACCTGGGGTTTCGTGGTTGCGAGGTAGTGGTTGTTCTCGTATTCGACGGGCGGGATGTGCCCGATTTCACCGTGGAGTCGGCGGTGGTTGTACCAGTCGACGTACTCGGCGGTGGCCAGCTCGACCTCGGACAGCGTCTTCCACGGCCGATGGGGTTTGATCAGCTCGGTCTTGAACAGTCCGATCATGCTTTCCATCAAGGCGTTGTCGTAGGCGTCGCCGACCGATCCGATCGACGCGGCGATGCCGGCCTCGTCCAGGTGCTCGGCGAGCCGGAAACGTGTACTGCGATCCGGCATCCGAGTGATGTATCAACTCACCGGGCAGCACCGGCCGTTGGTCGCGGTCGCGCTGCCAGATCGCCGTCTCCAGCGCGTCGGGCACGAACACCGTCTCCTTCACGGTGGCGGCCGACCAGCCGACGACCCTGCGCGAGAAGGTGTCCACGACGAACGCGGCGTAGACGACGCCCGCCCAGGTCTTCACGTGGGTGAAGTCCGCGACCCGGCACCGGTTGGTGGTGTTCGCGACGAA is from Yinghuangia sp. ASG 101 and encodes:
- a CDS encoding IS630 family transposase (programmed frameshift) → MRYPQGGGLTAERRLFREQLRMQAAEMVAGGHDSMVIAKELRVSVRSVQRWCRLWQDGGTKALRSAGPASRPKLSEALFAVLEQELAKGPVAHGWPDQTWTLERIRTLVGRRFHKSVTLSGVSRMLRRHGWTHQVPARRAVERDEQAVVGWVKGTWPSVERPRRHWGHGSFFEDEAGFSMTPPTSRTWSKQGRTPVVRVRGRSQRRFSIAALTCYRHGEPSRLIYRRKRHEDHKRGGRRSFTWTEYRDLLTAAHRQLDGPIVLIWDNLNVHKDRRLRDFIDEQDWITAVHLPPYAPDLNPVEGIWSLLRHGSQANTAFTDPDHLMRNLRRGLRRIQYRSDVIDGCLAATGLIRTTGTPP
- a CDS encoding transposase, giving the protein MENWNSANTVLHHGKDGALTGPDREHAETSMLAPHLLQSALVHVNTPLLVRQVLAEPAWAQKLSDEDRRGLTAPFWSNVNPYGTFHLDLDKRLDLGRPLPCPAPGHRRMPSAGRPRRRDEGLSECGRQRSPGHPGHQGGDRRGRAGQCDDQRRGRDFAERASGRGGEAL
- a CDS encoding NmrA family NAD(P)-binding protein, whose product is MPTNSGTAPGSAQAPVLVTGATGRQGGATARALLAAGIPVRALVRDPATDRAKAVEALGAELVTGDLHDRDSVKRAAEGARAVFSVQMPQFTGTGFDFEGEVRQGVNLIEGARAAGVPQFVHTSVSGAGQHVEDPGWAEGRWASSEATLGAKTAIQDRVREAGFAHWTLLKPGFFMDNFRPSMAFLFPRGVAGGIVSVLKPTTHLSLAAVDDIGAAAAAAVVDPDRFHRVELELASDYLTMTQIADVLSRVLGVPLSAPDMTEAEALAAGMPPMGASHDRLNVTGQPARPRYATALGIPLTSFETWTRHHLRPTP
- a CDS encoding TetR/AcrR family transcriptional regulator, whose product is MAERQRADARRNYARILAVAEEEVAAHGADASLEQIARTAGVGSATVRRHFPTRRALLEAVSHKRIAALSVRAQELTGEGDSRDALLEWLGEVVAYCVAARGLAAALSYDGSAPESVHENSCSAALEQAGVPLLRRAVRDGAVTAQVTVADLITLAVGIVLATDHRRDPAAEADRLFRLAVEGLSPSGRS
- a CDS encoding DUF5060 domain-containing protein, whose product is MKFGPSSRIGDVLASPGPRALLDALVPGFSEHPAREMTSGLSVSRFLDFQRRSGALGEDAVAGFLKTLGTHERTVRHRGIGVESRPQADYESPDVKPGSAAVTVPAAASRWSAVEITFTGPSHGNPFTDVDLTADITAQTPDGTRSFAPFMVGDGLPPPTAVPMFPMTGGPRPSMAYHLVPEFTACGAAHLGTPVKIDNEPMGSL
- a CDS encoding TIGR03564 family F420-dependent LLM class oxidoreductase, whose protein sequence is MRVGIYLNTQQAALDGLVERAAAAEQAGLASAFVSQLTGWDAAALAALVGSRVGRIEVGTAVIPTYPRHPLTLAGQAMTTQAAIGGRFTLGIGPGHRPLVEGQFGVSGDALAAHTREYLGVLRSLLRGEPVEHRGPTLTAVGQVDVPGASEPGVLVSALGPRMLRVAGELADGTVTVWTVPDAVDKHIRPILDDAAAEAGRPRPRIVAGVLVGVTADPDTLCESIDERFHAATELPNYHAHLQRQGLSRMSETAIVGDEEHVARQLRRYAEAGVTDLLASSIGDVETRTWDVLAAAHADD
- a CDS encoding TetR/AcrR family transcriptional regulator encodes the protein MRTDARRNRERITTAAARLLTEYGADVPMARIAEEAQVAVGTIYRHFPDRAGLLLAIAHDAMEELLRHAEATAGMPARAALDHFVERAMTLPLALIKSLPDAPVLDTELLRMQREIDDFLGRLVTAAQRDATVRRDISADAIVELVSTVVCRPGAHFGDPMTVVMLDGLNPR